The proteins below come from a single Streptomyces spongiicola genomic window:
- the dnaE gene encoding DNA polymerase III subunit alpha: MTKPPFTHLHVHTQYSLLDGAARLKDMFDACNEMGMTHIAMSDHGNLHGAYDFFHSAQKAGITPIIGIEAYVAPESRRNKRKIQWGQPHQKRDDVSGSGGYTHKTIWAANATGLHNLFRLSSDAYAEGWLQKWPRMDKETISKWSEGLIASTGCPSGELQTRLRLGQFDEALKSAAEYQDIFGKDRYFLELMDHGIEIERRVRDGLLEIGRKLGIPPLVTNDSHYTYAHEAGAHDALLCIQTGKNLSDPDRFKFDGTGYYLKSTDEMYAIDASDAWQEGCRNTLLVAEQVDTAGMFEKRDLMPRFDIPEGHTEVSWFREETMRGMHRRFPDGIPDDRMQQVEYEMDTIISMGFPGYFLVVADFIMWAKNQGIAVGPGRGSAAGSIVAYAMGITDLDPIPHGLIFERFLNPERISMPDVDIDFDERRRVEVIRYVTEKYGADKVAMIGTYGTIKAKNAIKDSARVLGYPYAMGDRLTKAMPADVLGKGIPLSGILDPQHPRYGEAGEIRGMYENEPDVKKVIDTARGVEGLVRQMGVHAAGVIMSSETITDHVPVWVRHTDGVTITQWDYPSCESLGLLKMDFLGLRNLTIMDDAVKMVKANKGIDIDLLSLPLDDPTTFELLQRGDTLGVFQFDGGPMRSLLRLMKPDNFEDISAVSALYRPGPMGMNSHTNYALRKNGQQEITPIHPELEQPLTEVLDVTYGLIVYQEQVQKAAQIIAGYSLGEADILRRVMGKKKPEELAKNFTIFQAGARGNDYSDEAIQALWDVLVPFAGYAFNKAHSAAYGLVSYWTAFLKANHPAEYMAALLTSVKDDKDKSAVYLNECRRMGIKVLPPNVNESEPNFAAQGDDVILFGLTAVRNVGQNVVDSIIKCRKAKGKYATFPDFLDKVEAVVCNKRTVESLIKAGAFDEMGHTRKGLVAQHEPMIDNVVAVKRKEAEGQFDLFGGMSDEPGGEPGFGLDVEFSDVEWEKSYLLAQEREMLGLYVSDHPLFGIEHVLSDKTDAAIAQLTGGEHADGAVVTIGGIISGLQRKMTKQGNAWAIATVEDLAGSIECMFFPATYQLVSTQLVEDTVVFVKGRLDKREDVPRLVAMELMVPDLSSAGTNAPVVITIPTVKVTPPMVSRLGEILGHHRGNTEVRIKLQGARKTTVLRLDRHRVQPDPALFGDLKVLLGPSCLAG, from the coding sequence GTGACCAAGCCGCCTTTCACGCACCTTCACGTCCACACCCAGTACTCGCTGCTGGACGGTGCCGCGCGGCTCAAGGACATGTTCGACGCCTGCAACGAGATGGGCATGACGCACATCGCCATGAGCGATCACGGCAACCTGCACGGCGCCTACGACTTCTTCCACTCCGCGCAGAAGGCCGGGATCACCCCGATCATCGGCATCGAGGCCTATGTCGCCCCCGAGTCGCGGCGGAACAAGCGGAAGATCCAGTGGGGGCAGCCGCACCAGAAGCGGGACGACGTGTCCGGTTCCGGCGGTTACACCCACAAGACGATCTGGGCGGCGAACGCGACGGGTCTGCACAACCTCTTCCGCCTCTCCTCGGACGCGTACGCCGAGGGCTGGCTCCAGAAGTGGCCGCGGATGGACAAGGAGACGATCTCCAAGTGGTCCGAGGGCCTGATCGCCTCCACCGGCTGCCCCTCGGGCGAGCTCCAGACCAGGCTGCGCCTCGGCCAGTTCGACGAGGCCCTGAAGTCGGCGGCCGAGTACCAGGACATCTTCGGCAAGGACCGGTACTTCCTGGAGCTGATGGACCACGGCATCGAGATCGAGCGCCGCGTCCGCGACGGGCTGCTGGAGATCGGCCGCAAGCTCGGCATCCCGCCGCTGGTCACCAACGACTCGCACTACACGTACGCCCACGAGGCCGGCGCCCATGACGCGCTGCTGTGCATCCAGACCGGCAAGAACCTCTCGGACCCGGACCGCTTCAAGTTCGACGGCACCGGCTACTACCTGAAGTCGACCGACGAGATGTACGCGATCGACGCCTCCGACGCCTGGCAGGAGGGCTGCCGCAACACCCTGCTGGTCGCGGAGCAGGTCGACACGGCCGGGATGTTCGAGAAGCGCGACCTGATGCCGAGGTTCGACATCCCCGAGGGGCACACGGAGGTCTCCTGGTTCCGCGAGGAGACCATGCGCGGCATGCACCGGCGCTTCCCCGACGGGATCCCGGACGACCGCATGCAGCAGGTCGAGTACGAGATGGACACCATCATCTCGATGGGCTTCCCGGGCTACTTCCTCGTCGTCGCCGACTTCATCATGTGGGCCAAGAACCAGGGCATCGCCGTCGGCCCCGGACGGGGTTCCGCGGCGGGCTCGATCGTGGCGTACGCCATGGGCATCACCGACCTCGACCCCATCCCGCACGGCCTGATCTTCGAGCGGTTCCTCAACCCCGAGCGCATCTCGATGCCCGATGTCGACATCGACTTCGACGAGCGCAGGCGCGTCGAGGTGATCAGGTACGTGACGGAGAAGTACGGCGCCGACAAGGTCGCCATGATCGGCACCTACGGCACCATCAAGGCCAAGAACGCGATCAAGGACTCCGCCCGGGTGCTCGGCTACCCGTACGCGATGGGCGACCGGCTCACCAAGGCCATGCCCGCCGACGTCCTCGGCAAGGGCATCCCGCTCTCCGGCATCCTCGACCCCCAGCACCCGCGCTACGGCGAGGCCGGCGAGATCCGCGGGATGTACGAGAACGAGCCGGACGTCAAGAAGGTCATCGACACCGCCCGCGGTGTGGAGGGACTGGTCCGGCAGATGGGCGTGCACGCCGCCGGCGTGATCATGTCCAGCGAGACCATCACCGACCACGTCCCGGTGTGGGTGAGGCACACCGACGGCGTCACCATCACACAGTGGGACTACCCGAGCTGCGAGTCGCTCGGTTTGCTGAAGATGGACTTCCTGGGCCTGCGCAACCTCACGATCATGGACGACGCCGTCAAGATGGTGAAGGCCAACAAGGGGATCGACATCGACCTCCTGAGCCTGCCGCTCGACGACCCCACGACGTTCGAGCTGCTGCAGCGCGGCGACACCCTCGGCGTGTTCCAGTTCGACGGCGGCCCCATGCGCTCGCTGCTGCGGCTGATGAAGCCCGACAACTTCGAGGACATCTCCGCCGTGTCGGCCCTCTACCGGCCGGGCCCGATGGGCATGAACTCGCACACCAACTACGCGCTGCGCAAGAACGGCCAGCAGGAGATCACCCCGATCCATCCCGAGCTGGAGCAGCCGCTCACGGAGGTCCTGGACGTCACCTACGGCCTGATCGTCTACCAGGAGCAGGTGCAGAAGGCCGCCCAGATCATCGCCGGGTACTCGCTCGGCGAGGCCGACATCCTCCGCCGCGTCATGGGCAAGAAGAAGCCCGAGGAACTGGCGAAGAACTTCACGATCTTCCAGGCGGGCGCCCGCGGGAACGACTACAGCGACGAGGCGATCCAGGCGCTGTGGGACGTGCTGGTCCCCTTCGCCGGGTACGCCTTCAACAAGGCCCACTCCGCCGCCTACGGCCTCGTCTCGTACTGGACCGCCTTCCTCAAGGCCAACCATCCGGCCGAGTACATGGCGGCCCTGCTCACCTCGGTCAAGGACGACAAGGACAAGTCCGCCGTCTATCTCAACGAGTGCCGCCGCATGGGCATCAAGGTCCTGCCGCCCAACGTGAACGAGTCGGAGCCGAACTTCGCGGCCCAGGGCGACGACGTGATCCTCTTCGGCCTCACGGCCGTCCGGAACGTCGGGCAGAACGTCGTCGACTCGATCATCAAGTGCCGCAAGGCCAAGGGGAAGTACGCCACCTTCCCGGACTTCCTGGACAAGGTCGAGGCGGTCGTCTGCAACAAGCGGACCGTCGAGTCGCTCATCAAGGCCGGCGCCTTCGACGAGATGGGCCACACCCGCAAGGGCCTGGTCGCCCAGCACGAACCGATGATCGACAACGTGGTGGCGGTCAAGCGCAAGGAGGCCGAGGGCCAGTTCGACCTCTTCGGCGGGATGAGCGACGAGCCGGGCGGTGAGCCGGGCTTCGGACTCGACGTCGAGTTCTCCGACGTGGAGTGGGAGAAGTCCTATCTGCTCGCCCAGGAGCGGGAGATGCTCGGCCTGTACGTCTCCGACCACCCGCTCTTCGGTATCGAGCACGTCCTCAGCGACAAGACCGACGCGGCCATCGCCCAGCTCACCGGCGGTGAGCACGCCGACGGCGCGGTCGTCACCATCGGCGGGATCATCTCGGGCCTCCAGCGGAAGATGACCAAGCAGGGCAACGCCTGGGCGATCGCCACCGTCGAGGACCTGGCGGGCTCCATCGAGTGCATGTTCTTCCCGGCGACCTACCAGCTGGTCTCCACCCAGCTGGTCGAGGACACGGTCGTCTTCGTGAAGGGCAGGCTCGACAAGCGCGAGGACGTCCCGCGGCTGGTCGCGATGGAGCTGATGGTCCCCGACCTGTCGTCGGCGGGCACCAACGCACCCGTGGTGATCACCATTCCGACGGTGAAGGTCACCCCGCCCATGGTCAGCCGGCTCGGCGAGATCCTCGGCCACCACCGGGGCAACACGGAGGTGCGGATCAAGCTCCAGGGCGCCCGCAAGACCACCGTGCTCCGTCTCGACCGGCACCGGGTCCAGCCCGATCCCGCACTGTTCGGCGACCTGAAGGTGCTGCTCGGCCCGTCCTGCCTGGCCGGCTGA
- a CDS encoding DUF2252 domain-containing protein: MSVHQPPAGERGEEILAVFGTAFGELLAADPAAFRVKFRKMAASAFAFYRGSASLFYADLEREQHSGPYLDDRTGRVWIHGDLHAENFGTYMDSNGRLIFNVNDFDEAYVGPFTWDLKRLSASLALIGYTKALSDEQITGLVRVFAAAYRERVHALATGAKNDEVPPFTLDTAEGPLLEALHSARSLTRFGLLDSMTEIRDFERRFAGGGGAVELDAATRYKVLAAFDGYLETLPESSLDRPDSYRVKDVVGRRGIGIGSAGLPSYNILLEGNSDALENDVVIYLKQAQTPAVSRHVTDERVRSYFHHEGHRTVISQRALQAHADPWLGWTELDGSGQLVAEVSPYAVDLDWSDIDDPEEIAAVVADLGRATAAMHAAADDESGHALVPFCTERAIDAAIAADEDGFGELLVDFAHDYGARARADHQIFVDLFRNGRIPGL; the protein is encoded by the coding sequence ATGTCGGTCCACCAGCCCCCGGCCGGCGAGCGCGGCGAGGAGATCCTCGCCGTGTTCGGCACCGCCTTCGGCGAGCTCCTGGCCGCCGACCCGGCCGCGTTCCGGGTGAAGTTCCGCAAGATGGCGGCCTCGGCCTTCGCCTTCTACCGGGGCTCGGCGAGCCTGTTCTACGCCGACCTGGAGCGCGAGCAGCACTCCGGCCCGTACCTGGACGACCGCACCGGCCGGGTCTGGATCCACGGCGATCTGCACGCCGAGAACTTCGGCACCTACATGGACTCCAACGGACGGCTGATCTTCAACGTCAACGACTTCGACGAGGCGTACGTGGGCCCCTTCACCTGGGACCTCAAGCGGCTCTCCGCCTCGCTGGCACTGATCGGCTACACCAAGGCGCTCAGCGACGAGCAGATCACCGGGCTGGTACGGGTCTTCGCCGCCGCCTACCGCGAGCGCGTCCACGCACTGGCCACCGGCGCGAAGAACGACGAGGTGCCGCCCTTCACCCTGGACACCGCGGAGGGCCCGCTGCTGGAGGCGCTGCACAGCGCCCGCTCGCTCACCCGCTTCGGGCTGCTGGACTCGATGACCGAGATCCGCGACTTCGAACGGCGCTTCGCCGGGGGCGGCGGGGCGGTCGAGCTGGACGCGGCGACCCGCTACAAGGTGCTGGCGGCGTTCGACGGCTATCTGGAGACCCTGCCCGAGTCCAGCCTCGACCGGCCCGACTCGTACCGGGTGAAGGACGTGGTCGGGCGGCGCGGCATCGGCATCGGCTCCGCCGGCCTGCCGTCGTACAACATCCTGCTGGAGGGCAACAGCGACGCCCTGGAGAACGACGTCGTGATCTATCTGAAGCAGGCGCAGACCCCGGCGGTGTCCCGGCACGTCACGGACGAGCGGGTGCGGAGCTACTTCCACCACGAGGGGCACCGTACGGTGATCTCGCAGCGCGCCCTCCAGGCGCACGCGGACCCGTGGCTGGGCTGGACGGAGCTGGACGGCTCGGGTCAGCTGGTCGCCGAGGTCTCCCCGTACGCGGTGGACCTGGACTGGTCGGACATCGACGACCCGGAGGAGATCGCCGCGGTCGTCGCCGACCTCGGCCGGGCGACGGCGGCCATGCACGCGGCGGCGGACGACGAGAGCGGCCACGCCCTGGTGCCCTTCTGCACCGAGCGGGCCATCGACGCGGCGATCGCGGCGGACGAGGACGGCTTCGGGGAACTCCTGGTGGACTTCGCGCACGACTACGGCGCCCGGGCCCGCGCCGACCACCAGATCTTCGTGGACCTGTTCCGCAACGGCAGGATCCCCGGGCTGTAG
- a CDS encoding DsbA family protein produces MSARNSRANKAAARERLRLERERQAKKDRIRRQLVVAASTVAVLAAAGGIGYAVMQANKPSAWEAAKDAKVVEPRNTEGENGTTVVVGKPAAEKTLEVYEDSRCPVCATFEQAVGETMKKDVDAGKYKLRYVGATFIDNSDNGEGSKNALSALGAALDVSPEAFLDFKAALYSEKFHPAESEDKFAEDAYLLEVADSVDALKNNAEFRKNVENGTFDAWALKMSETFDDSGVTGTPTLRMDGKKVVAEGSENAPMTAEQFNAAVDKALKG; encoded by the coding sequence ATGAGTGCACGAAACAGCCGCGCCAACAAGGCCGCCGCCCGCGAGCGTCTGCGTCTGGAGCGCGAACGCCAGGCGAAGAAGGACAGGATCAGGCGGCAGCTCGTCGTCGCCGCCTCGACCGTCGCGGTCCTGGCGGCCGCCGGCGGCATCGGCTACGCCGTCATGCAGGCCAACAAGCCCTCGGCCTGGGAGGCGGCGAAGGACGCGAAGGTCGTCGAGCCCCGGAACACCGAGGGTGAGAACGGCACCACGGTCGTCGTCGGCAAGCCGGCCGCCGAGAAGACCCTGGAGGTCTACGAGGACTCGCGCTGCCCGGTCTGCGCGACGTTCGAGCAGGCGGTCGGCGAGACCATGAAGAAGGACGTGGACGCGGGCAAGTACAAGCTGCGGTACGTCGGCGCGACGTTCATCGACAACAGCGACAACGGCGAGGGTTCCAAGAACGCCCTCTCCGCCCTCGGCGCCGCGCTCGACGTGAGCCCCGAGGCGTTCCTGGACTTCAAGGCGGCGCTCTACTCCGAGAAGTTCCACCCGGCGGAGAGCGAGGACAAGTTCGCCGAGGACGCGTACCTGCTGGAGGTCGCCGACTCGGTGGACGCGCTGAAGAACAACGCCGAGTTCAGGAAGAACGTCGAGAACGGCACCTTCGACGCCTGGGCGCTGAAGATGTCCGAGACGTTCGACGACAGCGGGGTGACCGGCACGCCGACCCTGAGGATGGACGGCAAGAAGGTGGTCGCGGAGGGCAGCGAGAACGCGCCCATGACGGCCGAGCAGTTCAACGCCGCGGTCGACAAGGCTCTCAAGGGCTGA
- a CDS encoding alkaline phosphatase D family protein, with protein MTSRLTSSPSRRSVVKAAAATAAATAAATAAATAAATAVATAAVPALAASSPAFASEQGTAFRHGVASGDPLPDGVLLWTRVTPSPDALPGSGKGPAAEVGWEIAEDQGFTRVVAGGLATTTAAADHTVKVDVRGLRPATAYYFRFASGGNVSATGRTRTAPAADAAAPGVRFGVVSCANWESGYFAAYRHLAARADLDAVLHLGDYIYEYGTGSYPADKYVVRRHEPAHEITTLSDYRARHGTYKTDPDLQAMHAAHPLVAIWDDHEIANDAWSGGAQNHTPGTEGDYAARAAAAKQAYFEWMPVRTSTEGTVYRRLRFGRLADLHLLDLRSFRSEQASVGSGRVDDPERTITGRAQLDWLKAGLASSDAAWKLVGTSVMISPVAFGSVPAHLLGPIAGLLGLPREGLAVNVDQWDGYTDDRRELLRHLTDRGIENTVFLTGDIHMAWANDVPVTAATYPVSRSAATEFVVTSVTSDNLDDILRVAPGTVSLVAATAVRAANRHVKWLDMDHHGYGVLDVTAERSQMDYYTLSDRTRQDASAVWARSYRTLSGTQQVERVSRPVR; from the coding sequence GTGACCAGTAGACTCACCTCATCCCCCAGCCGCCGCTCGGTCGTCAAGGCCGCCGCCGCCACCGCCGCCGCCACCGCCGCCGCCACCGCCGCCGCCACCGCCGCCGCCACCGCCGTCGCCACCGCCGCCGTCCCCGCGCTCGCGGCCTCCTCCCCCGCCTTCGCCTCGGAACAGGGCACGGCCTTCCGCCACGGGGTCGCCTCGGGCGACCCGCTCCCCGACGGCGTACTGCTGTGGACCCGTGTCACCCCGTCCCCCGACGCACTGCCCGGCTCCGGCAAGGGCCCCGCCGCCGAGGTGGGTTGGGAGATCGCCGAGGACCAGGGCTTCACCAGGGTCGTCGCAGGCGGGCTCGCCACGACCACCGCGGCCGCCGACCACACCGTCAAGGTCGACGTCAGGGGCCTGCGCCCGGCGACCGCCTACTACTTCCGCTTCGCCTCCGGCGGCAACGTGTCCGCGACCGGCCGTACCCGGACCGCGCCCGCGGCGGACGCCGCCGCGCCGGGGGTGCGCTTCGGCGTGGTGTCCTGCGCCAACTGGGAGTCCGGGTACTTCGCCGCGTACCGCCATCTCGCGGCCCGCGCCGACCTGGACGCGGTCCTGCACCTCGGCGACTACATCTACGAGTACGGCACCGGCAGCTACCCCGCGGACAAGTACGTGGTGCGCCGGCACGAGCCCGCCCACGAGATCACGACGCTCTCCGACTACCGAGCCCGGCACGGCACGTACAAGACCGACCCCGACCTCCAGGCGATGCACGCCGCCCATCCGCTCGTCGCGATCTGGGACGACCACGAGATCGCCAACGACGCCTGGTCCGGCGGCGCGCAGAACCACACTCCCGGCACCGAGGGCGACTACGCGGCCCGGGCCGCCGCGGCGAAGCAGGCCTACTTCGAGTGGATGCCGGTGCGCACCTCCACGGAGGGCACGGTCTACCGCCGGCTGCGCTTCGGCAGGCTGGCCGATCTGCATCTGCTGGACCTGCGGTCCTTCCGCTCCGAGCAGGCGTCGGTGGGCAGCGGCAGGGTCGACGACCCGGAGCGCACGATCACCGGCCGGGCCCAGCTCGACTGGCTGAAGGCGGGCCTGGCGTCCTCCGACGCCGCCTGGAAGCTCGTCGGCACCTCGGTGATGATCTCACCGGTGGCCTTCGGTTCCGTACCCGCCCATCTGCTGGGGCCGATAGCCGGACTGCTCGGGCTGCCGCGGGAGGGGCTCGCGGTCAACGTGGACCAGTGGGACGGCTACACCGACGACCGGAGGGAACTGCTGAGGCATCTGACCGACCGGGGGATCGAGAACACCGTCTTCCTCACCGGCGACATCCACATGGCGTGGGCCAACGACGTGCCGGTCACGGCGGCCACGTACCCGGTTTCGAGGTCGGCGGCGACCGAGTTCGTGGTGACGTCGGTGACCTCCGACAACCTCGACGACATCCTGCGTGTCGCCCCCGGCACGGTGTCCCTGGTGGCGGCCACCGCCGTCAGGGCCGCCAACCGCCATGTGAAGTGGCTCGACATGGACCACCACGGCTACGGCGTGCTGGACGTGACCGCCGAGCGCTCGCAGATGGACTACTACACCCTCTCCGACCGGACGCGACAGGACGCCTCCGCGGTCTGGGCGCGCTCGTACCGGACGCTGAGCGGCACCCAGCAGGTCGAGCGCGTCAGCCGGCCGGTGCGCTGA
- a CDS encoding dienelactone hydrolase family protein, translating to MDIMLFHSAHGLRPAVPAAAGRLRAAGHRVWTPDLFDGRVHSSEEEGRAYQDEVGVDELLRRAIAAAAPHSERGLVYAGFSLGAAVAQNLALGDVRARGLLLLHGTSDIAEHAYAQDLPVQLHVADPDPFEPHDWLTAWYLRMGRAGADVEVHRYPGAGHLYTDPGLPDHDEEAAGRTWRVALGFLETLEEPADPA from the coding sequence ATGGACATCATGCTTTTCCATTCGGCGCACGGCCTGCGCCCCGCCGTGCCCGCCGCCGCCGGGCGGCTGCGAGCGGCAGGCCACCGGGTGTGGACCCCGGACCTGTTCGACGGCCGGGTGCACTCCAGTGAGGAGGAGGGCAGGGCGTACCAGGACGAGGTCGGAGTGGACGAGCTGCTGAGGCGGGCGATCGCCGCCGCCGCACCGCACTCCGAGCGCGGGCTCGTGTACGCGGGGTTCTCGCTGGGCGCCGCCGTCGCCCAGAACCTCGCCCTCGGCGACGTGAGGGCCCGCGGGCTCCTGCTGCTGCACGGCACCTCCGATATCGCGGAGCACGCGTACGCGCAGGACCTGCCCGTACAACTGCACGTCGCCGATCCGGACCCGTTCGAGCCGCACGACTGGCTCACCGCCTGGTACCTGCGGATGGGCAGGGCCGGGGCGGACGTCGAGGTCCACCGCTACCCCGGTGCGGGGCATCTGTACACCGACCCCGGCCTCCCCGACCACGACGAGGAGGCGGCGGGCCGGACGTGGCGCGTGGCGCTCGGCTTTCTGGAGACGCTCGAGGAGCCGGCGGATCCCGCGTAG
- a CDS encoding mechanosensitive ion channel family protein, whose protein sequence is MENVLRPLIVLVGSVLLTLLLGWLTDRLLRRADVRHSDTPLWGLLRRCRVPLQVVVLAALLRGTYTETAITLIEENEGLIGHVLTLVLIAASAWLVVRIAAAVVEASYSRFAATSRDLARVRRVRTQVALVQRIVTALVAVVAVAAMLLTFPGMDKLGASLLASAGVLGIVAGVAAQSTLGNLFAGFQIAFGDMVRIGDTVVVDGEWGTVEEVTLTFLAVRTWDERRITMPVSYFTSKPFENWSRGGVQMTGTVFFHLDHTAPVHEMREKLHDVLRGCPAWDGRDWSLAVTDTTPNTMVVRAVVTAKDANDIWTVRCVVREQLITWLGDHHPYALPRIATSQAVPPPAVHTQPETPAQRTGRG, encoded by the coding sequence ATGGAGAACGTGCTTCGCCCGTTGATCGTCCTCGTCGGTTCCGTGCTCCTCACGCTGCTGCTGGGGTGGCTCACCGACCGGCTGCTGCGCCGCGCGGACGTCCGGCACAGCGATACACCGCTGTGGGGCCTGCTGCGGCGCTGCCGGGTGCCGTTGCAGGTGGTGGTGCTGGCCGCGCTGCTGCGAGGGACCTACACGGAGACCGCCATCACGCTCATCGAGGAGAACGAGGGCCTGATAGGCCATGTCCTGACCCTGGTCCTGATCGCCGCGTCGGCCTGGCTGGTGGTGCGGATCGCCGCCGCGGTGGTGGAGGCCTCGTACTCCCGCTTCGCGGCGACCTCCCGGGACCTGGCACGGGTGCGCCGGGTGCGCACCCAGGTCGCGCTGGTCCAGCGGATCGTCACCGCCCTGGTCGCCGTGGTCGCCGTGGCGGCGATGCTGCTCACCTTCCCCGGCATGGACAAGCTGGGCGCCTCGCTGCTGGCCTCCGCCGGTGTCCTCGGCATCGTCGCCGGTGTGGCGGCCCAGTCCACTCTGGGCAACCTGTTCGCCGGCTTCCAGATCGCCTTCGGCGACATGGTGCGCATCGGGGACACCGTCGTCGTCGACGGCGAGTGGGGCACGGTGGAGGAGGTGACGCTCACCTTCCTCGCGGTGCGGACCTGGGACGAGCGGCGGATCACGATGCCTGTGTCGTACTTCACCAGCAAGCCGTTCGAGAACTGGTCGCGGGGCGGCGTGCAGATGACCGGCACGGTCTTCTTCCACCTCGACCACACGGCACCGGTACACGAGATGCGCGAGAAGCTGCACGACGTCCTGCGCGGGTGCCCGGCCTGGGACGGCCGCGACTGGTCGCTCGCCGTCACGGACACCACCCCGAACACCATGGTCGTCCGGGCCGTGGTCACCGCGAAGGACGCGAACGACATCTGGACGGTACGGTGCGTCGTGCGCGAGCAGCTGATCACCTGGCTCGGCGACCACCACCCCTACGCACTCCCCCGCATCGCCACGTCCCAGGCGGTCCCCCCGCCGGCGGTGCACACCCAGCCGGAGACGCCCGCCCAGCGCACCGGGCGGGGGTAG
- a CDS encoding Na+/H+ antiporter codes for MDQLALLFVLLLGAVVTVPLGERLGLPAPVLMTLLGAVLALLPFVPNVALPPDLILPLLLPPLLYAAAQRTSWRQFTANIRPILLLAVALVLVTTTAVAAVAQAVFPALPIAAAVVLGALVAPPDPVAATAVAGSLGLPRRLVSILEGEGLFNDVTAIVLYHVAVGAVVSGTFSWPGAAGELVLSAVVAVVVGLALGRLSKWLMGLLDDPTLQIGLTLLVPFVSYVIAEDLLGSGVLAVLVTALYLAEHAVEADDVLWRLAGNTFWQVVDTLVTGVAFGLIGLELYHVFGTADSPGGRLVAGSVLVVATVIGVRLLYLLPAAWLTRRLHRRRDYDEEIPVGWRETVVMWWSGMRGVASVALALAIPLRTEDGSPFPGRDVIVFIAFAVIMTTLVLQGLTLPWLVKRLGVRADTGAERALERDLALRAARAAKHRLKEIEEVEELPEDIADRLQRAAYDIGTRISPDIVDEERREWFTRRAGRQRTFLRVQRELLSAARHEVLAARSEPGVDPEVVDRVLQHLDVRSLR; via the coding sequence GTGGACCAACTGGCTCTGCTGTTCGTGCTGTTGCTGGGGGCCGTGGTCACCGTGCCGCTCGGGGAGCGGCTCGGGCTGCCCGCGCCGGTGCTGATGACGCTCCTCGGAGCCGTCCTCGCCCTGCTGCCCTTCGTCCCGAACGTCGCCCTCCCGCCCGATCTCATCCTCCCGCTGCTGCTCCCCCCGCTGCTGTACGCCGCCGCCCAGCGCACGTCCTGGCGGCAGTTCACCGCCAACATCCGGCCGATCCTGCTGCTCGCCGTGGCGCTGGTCCTCGTCACCACCACTGCCGTCGCGGCCGTCGCGCAGGCTGTCTTCCCCGCGCTGCCGATCGCCGCGGCGGTCGTCCTGGGCGCGCTCGTGGCCCCGCCGGACCCGGTCGCCGCGACCGCCGTCGCGGGATCCCTCGGGCTGCCCCGCAGACTCGTGTCGATCCTCGAGGGCGAGGGGCTGTTCAACGACGTCACCGCGATCGTGCTGTACCACGTGGCGGTCGGCGCGGTCGTCAGCGGCACGTTCTCGTGGCCCGGGGCCGCGGGTGAACTGGTGCTCTCCGCAGTCGTCGCCGTCGTCGTCGGACTCGCGCTCGGCCGGCTCTCCAAGTGGCTGATGGGCCTGCTCGACGACCCGACCCTGCAGATCGGGCTCACCCTGCTCGTGCCGTTCGTCAGCTATGTGATCGCCGAGGACCTGCTCGGCTCCGGTGTGCTCGCGGTGCTGGTCACCGCCCTCTACCTGGCCGAGCACGCAGTCGAGGCCGACGACGTGCTCTGGCGGCTCGCGGGCAACACCTTCTGGCAGGTCGTGGACACCCTGGTGACCGGTGTCGCCTTCGGCCTCATCGGGCTGGAGCTGTACCACGTGTTCGGCACCGCCGACAGCCCGGGCGGACGGCTGGTGGCGGGGTCCGTGCTCGTCGTCGCCACCGTCATCGGAGTACGGCTGCTGTATCTGCTGCCAGCCGCCTGGCTCACCAGGCGGCTCCACCGGCGCCGCGACTACGACGAGGAGATTCCCGTCGGCTGGCGCGAGACCGTGGTCATGTGGTGGTCCGGGATGCGGGGCGTGGCCTCGGTCGCGCTGGCCCTGGCGATCCCGCTGCGTACCGAGGACGGGTCACCGTTCCCGGGCCGGGACGTGATCGTCTTCATCGCCTTCGCGGTGATCATGACGACCTTGGTCCTCCAGGGACTGACGCTGCCCTGGCTCGTCAAGCGGCTCGGCGTACGGGCCGACACCGGCGCCGAACGTGCGCTGGAGCGCGACCTCGCGCTGCGCGCGGCGCGGGCGGCCAAGCACCGGCTGAAGGAGATCGAGGAGGTCGAGGAGCTGCCGGAGGACATCGCGGACCGGCTTCAGCGGGCGGCGTACGACATCGGTACCCGGATCAGTCCGGACATCGTCGACGAGGAGCGCCGTGAGTGGTTCACCAGGCGGGCGGGCCGGCAGCGGACATTTCTGCGGGTGCAGCGCGAGCTGCTGTCGGCCGCCCGGCACGAGGTGCTCGCCGCACGCAGCGAGCCGGGCGTGGACCCCGAGGTCGTCGACCGCGTCCTCCAGCACCTGGACGTGCGCAGTCTGCGCTGA